From Pseudomonas vanderleydeniana, the proteins below share one genomic window:
- a CDS encoding N-acetylglutaminylglutamine amidotransferase, translated as MCGIAGELRFDRHPADLAALERITHHMAPRGPDAWGFHSQGPIALGHRRLKIMDLSDASAQPMIDPDLGLSLAFNGAIYNFPELRQELERLGYTFYSGGDTEVLLKGYHAWREALLPKLNGMFALAIWERDAQRLFIARDRLGVKPLYLSRDAKRLRFASSLPALLKGGDINPLLDPVALNHYLNFHAVVPAPRTLLAGVEKLPPATWLRIDANGHSEQQTWWSLNYGPQADEHDLGLEDWRDRVLASTREAVAIRQRAAVDVGVLLSGGVDSSLLVGLLREVGVEQLSTFSIGFQDAGGERGDEFQYSDLIARHYGTRHHQLRIDEREIIEQLPAAFRAMSEPMVSHDCIAFYLLSREVAKHCKVVQSGQGADELFAGYHWYPQVDGASDPWAAYREAFFDRSYDDYAATVQPAWLVAEDAAGDFVREHFARPGASAAVDKALRLDSTVMLVDDPVKRVDNMTMAWGLEARTPFLDYRLVELSARIPARFKLPDGGKQVLKEAARLVIPSEVIDRKKGYFPVPGLKHLQGDTLEWVRELLLDPSQDRGLFNPAMLDRLLTDPQGQLTPLRGSKLWQLAALNLWLSEQGI; from the coding sequence ATGTGCGGAATAGCTGGAGAACTGCGTTTCGATCGACACCCCGCGGACCTGGCCGCCCTCGAGCGGATCACCCACCACATGGCACCCCGCGGCCCCGATGCCTGGGGTTTCCATAGCCAGGGGCCGATTGCCCTCGGTCATCGTCGACTGAAAATCATGGACCTGTCGGATGCCTCGGCGCAGCCGATGATCGACCCCGACCTGGGCCTGTCACTGGCCTTCAACGGGGCCATCTACAACTTCCCCGAACTGCGCCAGGAACTGGAACGGCTCGGCTACACCTTCTACTCCGGTGGCGACACCGAAGTCCTGCTCAAGGGCTACCACGCCTGGCGCGAAGCCCTGCTGCCCAAGCTCAACGGCATGTTCGCCCTGGCGATCTGGGAGCGCGATGCGCAACGCCTGTTCATCGCCCGCGACCGCCTCGGGGTCAAGCCGCTGTACCTGTCACGTGACGCCAAGCGCCTGCGCTTCGCCTCGAGCCTGCCGGCGTTGCTCAAGGGCGGCGACATCAACCCGCTGCTGGACCCGGTGGCCCTCAACCACTACCTGAACTTCCACGCCGTGGTGCCGGCACCTCGTACCCTGCTGGCCGGCGTCGAGAAACTGCCACCGGCGACCTGGCTGCGCATCGATGCCAATGGCCACAGCGAACAACAGACCTGGTGGTCGCTGAACTACGGCCCGCAGGCCGATGAACACGACCTGGGCCTGGAGGATTGGCGCGACCGGGTGCTCGCCAGCACCCGCGAAGCCGTGGCCATCCGCCAACGGGCGGCCGTGGATGTCGGCGTATTGCTCTCCGGCGGCGTGGACTCGAGCCTGCTGGTCGGGCTGCTGCGCGAGGTCGGGGTCGAACAACTGTCGACCTTTTCCATCGGCTTCCAGGACGCCGGTGGCGAGCGCGGCGACGAGTTCCAGTACTCGGACCTGATCGCCCGCCACTACGGCACCCGCCACCACCAGTTGCGCATCGACGAGCGGGAAATCATCGAGCAGTTGCCCGCGGCCTTCCGTGCCATGAGCGAGCCGATGGTCAGCCACGACTGCATCGCCTTCTACCTGCTGTCGCGCGAGGTCGCCAAGCACTGCAAGGTGGTGCAGAGCGGCCAGGGCGCCGACGAACTGTTCGCCGGCTACCACTGGTACCCGCAGGTGGATGGAGCCAGCGATCCGTGGGCGGCCTATCGCGAAGCGTTCTTCGATCGCAGCTACGACGACTACGCCGCCACGGTACAGCCGGCCTGGCTGGTCGCCGAGGATGCGGCAGGTGATTTCGTTCGCGAGCATTTCGCCCGCCCCGGTGCCAGCGCCGCGGTGGACAAGGCCCTGCGCCTGGACAGCACGGTGATGCTGGTGGACGACCCGGTCAAGCGGGTGGACAACATGACCATGGCCTGGGGCCTGGAAGCGCGCACACCGTTTCTCGACTACCGCCTGGTGGAACTGTCGGCACGTATCCCGGCGCGCTTCAAGCTGCCGGACGGCGGCAAGCAGGTGCTCAAGGAAGCGGCCCGCCTGGTGATCCCCAGCGAGGTCATCGACCGCAAGAAGGGCTACTTCCCCGTTCCCGGCCTCAAGCACCTGCAGGGCGACACGCTGGAATGGGTCCGCGAACTGCTGCTCGACCCGAGCCAGGACCGCGGCCTGTTCAACCCGGCGATGCTCGACCGCCTGCTGACCGACCCACAGGGTCAGCTCACTCCGTTGCGCGGCTCCAAGCTGTGGCAACTGGCGGCCCTGAACCTGTGGCTCAGCGAACAAGGGATCTGA
- the ngg gene encoding N-acetylglutaminylglutamine synthetase, which yields MKAHATTYSQRLLRGQPPSYERLQARLAEDGSEPAAAPVAVHCGWGRLLVGHTFADPAALAEELLNEQAGERDIALYVAAPQQVLAQAPQQLFLDPSDTLRLWFSDYRPATRVFRGFRIRRAQSPEDWQAINQLYLARGMLPIDPQLLTPRHEGGPVYWLAEDEDSGALIGSVMGLNHRKAFHDPEHGCSLWCLAVDPQCSRPGVGEVLVRHLVEHFMSRGLSHLDLSVLHDNRQAKSLYAKLGFRTLSTFAIKRKNGINQPLFLGPGPEAEFNPYARILVEEAHRRGIDVQVDDAAAGMFTLSHGGRRVRCRESLTDLTSAISMTLCQDKSLTHRVLRDAGLNVPQQQRAADAEDNKAFLRTHRRVVVKPLDGEQGQGVAVDLRSAAEVEQAIEAARAFDSRVLLESFHEGLDLRIVVIGFQVVAAAVRHPAQVIGDGQHSIGALIEAQSRRRQAATGGESRIPLDAETQRTLHAAGYDYNTVLAQGEQLAVRRTANLHTGGSLEDVTAILHPELAEAAVRAARALDIPVVGLDLMVPAADRPEYVFIEANERCGLANHEPQPTAERFIDLLFPHSRPAQ from the coding sequence ATGAAAGCTCACGCCACGACCTACAGCCAACGCCTGCTGCGCGGCCAGCCGCCCTCCTACGAACGCCTGCAGGCACGCCTGGCCGAGGACGGCAGCGAGCCGGCCGCGGCGCCGGTGGCCGTGCACTGCGGCTGGGGCCGGCTGCTGGTCGGCCACACCTTCGCCGATCCGGCCGCACTGGCCGAAGAACTGCTCAACGAACAGGCCGGCGAGCGGGATATTGCCTTGTATGTCGCCGCTCCCCAGCAGGTGCTGGCCCAGGCGCCGCAGCAGTTGTTCCTCGACCCCTCGGACACCCTGCGTCTGTGGTTCAGCGACTACCGTCCGGCCACCCGGGTGTTTCGCGGGTTCCGTATTCGCCGGGCGCAGAGCCCCGAGGACTGGCAGGCGATCAACCAGCTCTACCTCGCCCGGGGCATGCTGCCGATCGATCCGCAGCTGTTGACCCCGCGCCATGAGGGCGGACCGGTGTACTGGCTGGCGGAGGACGAGGACAGCGGGGCACTGATCGGCAGCGTCATGGGCCTCAACCATCGCAAGGCGTTCCACGATCCGGAGCATGGCTGCAGCCTCTGGTGCCTGGCAGTCGACCCGCAGTGCAGCCGGCCGGGCGTCGGCGAGGTGCTGGTACGGCACCTGGTCGAGCATTTCATGAGCCGTGGCCTGAGCCACCTCGACCTGTCGGTGCTGCATGACAATCGCCAGGCCAAGAGCCTCTACGCCAAGCTCGGCTTTCGCACCCTCAGTACCTTTGCCATCAAGCGCAAGAATGGCATCAACCAGCCGCTGTTCCTCGGCCCGGGCCCGGAAGCCGAGTTCAATCCCTACGCCCGGATACTGGTCGAGGAAGCCCACCGCCGCGGTATCGACGTGCAGGTCGACGACGCCGCCGCCGGCATGTTCACCCTCAGCCACGGCGGGCGCCGGGTGCGCTGCCGCGAGTCGCTGACCGACCTGACCAGTGCCATCAGCATGACCCTGTGCCAGGACAAGAGCCTGACCCACCGGGTCCTGCGTGACGCCGGCCTCAACGTACCGCAGCAACAGCGTGCCGCCGACGCCGAGGACAACAAGGCGTTCCTGCGAACGCACCGCCGGGTAGTGGTCAAGCCCCTGGACGGCGAACAGGGCCAGGGCGTGGCAGTCGACCTGCGCAGCGCCGCCGAAGTCGAACAGGCCATCGAGGCCGCACGCGCCTTCGACAGCCGGGTGCTGCTGGAAAGCTTCCACGAAGGTCTGGACCTGCGCATCGTGGTGATCGGTTTCCAGGTGGTCGCCGCCGCCGTGCGCCACCCGGCCCAGGTGATCGGTGACGGCCAGCACAGCATCGGGGCGCTGATCGAGGCCCAGAGCCGCCGACGCCAGGCGGCCACCGGGGGCGAGAGCCGGATTCCCCTCGATGCGGAAACCCAGCGCACCCTGCATGCCGCCGGGTATGACTACAACACGGTCCTGGCCCAGGGCGAACAACTGGCCGTGCGACGGACCGCCAACCTGCACACCGGCGGCAGCCTGGAGGACGTGACGGCCATCCTCCACCCGGAACTGGCCGAGGCCGCCGTACGGGCGGCGCGAGCACTGGATATCCCGGTGGTCGGGCTGGACCTCATGGTGCCTGCGGCGGACCGGCCGGAATACGTGTTCATCGAGGCCAACGAGCGTTGCGGGCTGGCCAACCACGAACCGCAGCCGACCGCCGAACGTTTCATCGACCTGTTGTTTCCCCATAGCCGGCCGGCGCAATGA
- a CDS encoding DUF3309 family protein yields MGTILIVILILLLIGGLPVFPHSRSWGYGPSGVIGTVLVILLILVLLGRI; encoded by the coding sequence ATGGGTACTATTCTGATTGTCATCCTGATTCTGTTGCTGATCGGTGGTCTGCCAGTCTTCCCGCACTCCCGGAGTTGGGGTTACGGTCCGTCGGGCGTCATCGGTACGGTACTCGTCATTCTGCTGATCCTGGTATTGCTCGGCAGGATATGA
- a CDS encoding SDR family oxidoreductase — protein sequence MQNRIMITGAGSGLGREIALRWAREGWRLALSDVSEAGLQETLGLVREAGGDGFTQRCDVRDYSQLTALAQACEVKFGGIDVIVNNAGVASGGFFSELSLEDWEWQIAINLMGVVKGCKAFLPLLEQSKGKIINIASMAALMQGPAMSNYNVAKAGVVALSESLLIELAQEEIGVHVVCPSFFQTNLLDSFRGPTPAMKAQVGKLLESSPITASDIADYIYQRVAEGEFMILPHEQGRMAWALKQKNPQLLYDEMTVMANKMRAKARQSSQ from the coding sequence ATGCAAAATCGCATCATGATCACTGGCGCCGGCTCTGGCCTGGGCCGCGAAATCGCCCTGCGCTGGGCGCGCGAAGGCTGGCGACTGGCCTTGTCCGATGTCAGCGAGGCCGGCCTGCAGGAAACCCTGGGCCTCGTGCGCGAGGCCGGTGGCGACGGTTTCACCCAGCGTTGCGATGTGCGTGACTACAGCCAGTTGACGGCCCTGGCCCAGGCCTGCGAGGTCAAGTTCGGTGGCATCGATGTGATCGTCAACAACGCGGGCGTAGCCTCCGGAGGCTTCTTCAGCGAGCTGTCCCTGGAGGACTGGGAGTGGCAGATCGCGATCAACCTGATGGGTGTGGTCAAGGGCTGCAAGGCCTTCCTGCCGCTGCTGGAGCAGAGCAAGGGCAAGATCATCAATATCGCGTCCATGGCCGCCTTGATGCAGGGGCCGGCGATGAGCAACTACAACGTTGCCAAGGCTGGGGTGGTGGCCTTGTCCGAGAGCCTGCTGATCGAGCTGGCGCAAGAAGAGATTGGCGTGCACGTGGTTTGCCCGTCGTTTTTCCAGACCAACCTGCTGGACTCTTTCCGCGGCCCGACTCCCGCCATGAAGGCCCAGGTCGGCAAGTTGCTGGAGAGCTCGCCGATTACCGCCAGCGATATTGCCGACTACATCTACCAGCGTGTCGCCGAGGGCGAGTTCATGATCCTGCCCCACGAGCAGGGGCGCATGGCCTGGGCCCTCAAGCAGAAGAATCCGCAGTTGCTCTATGACGAAATGACCGTGATGGCCAACAAAATGCGGGCCAAGGCCCGGCAGTCCAGCCAATAA
- a CDS encoding YheU family protein — MLIPHDQLEPDTLTRLIEDFVSRDGTDNGDDTPQETRVLRVRQALSKGQAVIFFDLESQQCQLVPKHAVPKEFFD, encoded by the coding sequence ATGCTGATTCCCCACGACCAACTCGAACCCGACACCCTGACCCGGCTGATCGAGGACTTCGTCAGCCGCGATGGCACCGACAACGGCGACGACACGCCCCAGGAGACTCGCGTGCTCAGGGTCCGGCAGGCGTTGAGCAAGGGCCAGGCGGTGATCTTCTTCGACCTGGAAAGCCAGCAGTGCCAGCTGGTGCCCAAGCATGCGGTGCCCAAGGAGTTCTTCGACTGA
- a CDS encoding osmoprotectant NAGGN system M42 family peptidase: MTTPLPQPDLDYLQRVLLEMLAIPSPTGFTDTIVRYVAERLEELGIPFELTRRGTIRATLKGRQSSPDRAVSAHLDTIGAAVRAIKDNGRLSLAPVGCWSSRFAEGSRVSLFTDTGVIRGSVLPLMASGHAFNTAVDELPVSWDHVELRLDAYCATRADCDSLGIGIGDFVAFDPLPEFTESGHISARHLDDKAGVAALLTALKAIVESGVQPLIDCHPLFTITEEIGSGAAAALPWDVSEFVGIDIAPVAPGQHSNEHAVSVAMQDSGGPYDYHLSRHLLNLATTHELPVRRDLFRYYFSDAHSAATAGHDSRMALLAFGCDATHGYERTHIDSLAALSRLLGAYLLSPPVFASDAQPASGSLDRFSRQLEHETQMESDTRVPTVDSLIGQRTPAD, from the coding sequence ATGACCACCCCACTCCCCCAGCCCGACCTCGACTACCTGCAACGGGTACTGCTGGAAATGCTCGCCATTCCCAGCCCGACCGGCTTCACCGACACCATCGTGCGTTATGTCGCCGAACGCCTGGAAGAGCTCGGCATTCCCTTCGAACTGACCCGCCGCGGCACCATCCGCGCCACCCTCAAGGGTCGCCAGAGCAGCCCCGACCGCGCCGTCTCGGCCCACCTGGACACCATCGGTGCCGCCGTGCGGGCGATCAAGGACAATGGCCGGCTGAGCCTGGCCCCGGTCGGTTGCTGGTCCAGCCGTTTCGCCGAGGGCAGCCGGGTTAGCCTGTTCACCGATACCGGAGTGATTCGCGGCAGCGTGCTCCCGTTGATGGCGTCCGGGCACGCCTTCAACACCGCCGTGGACGAGTTGCCGGTCAGCTGGGATCACGTCGAACTGCGCCTGGACGCCTACTGCGCAACCCGGGCCGACTGCGACTCGCTGGGCATCGGCATCGGCGACTTCGTTGCCTTCGACCCACTGCCGGAGTTCACCGAAAGCGGCCATATCAGCGCCCGCCACCTGGACGACAAGGCCGGCGTGGCAGCCCTGCTCACCGCGCTCAAGGCCATCGTCGAAAGCGGTGTGCAACCGCTGATCGACTGCCACCCGCTGTTCACCATCACCGAGGAGATCGGCAGTGGCGCAGCGGCCGCCCTGCCTTGGGATGTCAGCGAGTTCGTCGGCATCGATATCGCCCCGGTCGCCCCCGGCCAGCACTCGAACGAACACGCGGTCAGCGTGGCCATGCAGGACTCCGGCGGCCCCTACGACTACCACCTGTCACGTCATCTGCTGAACCTGGCGACGACCCACGAGCTGCCGGTACGCCGTGACCTGTTCCGCTACTACTTCAGCGATGCCCATTCGGCAGCGACCGCCGGGCACGACAGCCGCATGGCACTGCTGGCCTTCGGCTGCGACGCCACCCACGGTTATGAACGTACCCATATCGACAGCCTCGCGGCCCTGAGCCGCCTGCTCGGCGCCTACCTGCTGAGCCCGCCGGTGTTCGCCAGCGATGCGCAACCAGCCAGCGGTTCCCTCGACCGCTTCAGCCGGCAGCTGGAACACGAGACACAGATGGAAAGCGACACCCGGGTGCCGACGGTGGACAGCCTGATCGGCCAGCGCACCCCAGCGGACTAA
- the csrA gene encoding carbon storage regulator CsrA, protein MLVLSRVVGEKISIGDNITVRILAVNGNHVRFGVEAPKNVNVHRAEIYRRILTKVDPVRDPVAQS, encoded by the coding sequence ATGCTTGTATTGAGCCGTGTCGTGGGCGAGAAGATTTCCATCGGCGACAACATCACCGTGCGGATTCTCGCGGTCAATGGCAATCACGTACGCTTTGGCGTGGAAGCGCCGAAGAACGTCAACGTCCACCGTGCCGAGATCTATCGCCGGATCCTGACGAAGGTCGACCCCGTCCGCGATCCGGTGGCGCAGAGCTAG